The genomic region ATGATGACGATGAGGGCCGGGACTTCGAACTTCTGGGCTGCCAGGTAAGAGTAGACGGGGTTTTCGACAATAAGATTCAGCACGCAGACAGCAGCAATCACGGCAACCGCACCCCACACCCCGAACTGGAGCCAGGCAAAAAAGATCGCGGGCACCGATGCGATGATGAGCCCGATATACGGGATGTACCCCAGGAGGAATACCAGGATTCCCCAGAGTATTGCCGCATGGACGCCCATGATGCTGAGGAACCCGCCAAAGAGAATCCCGTGAATGAGATTGGTCTCGGTTCTTACAACAATGAAGTCGGTCACGTACCCCGCCATGCGGGAGACCTGCTTGATCGTTTCCGGGCTTTTTCCCCCAAGCTGCCTGAACCGGACTTCCAGGTTCGGGGTCTCGAGCAGCAAAAAGAACGTTGTGACGCCGACAAAGAAGAGAAATATGATGGCTTCGCCAAGACCCATGACGGATGATATCACGATCGAGAGGATGCTTTCGATATTTATCTGCGGGAGGGTGAGCGCGTTGCTCGGGACCCCGAATGTCTGGAGCAGGCTCGTGATATCGGCAAGCCGCATGTTGAGTTCCTGCTGGAATTGCGGTATGTCGCTGACCAGGGTGTTGACCGACAGCACCGTCAGCAGGATGAACCCGACGATCACCAGGCACGCAACCACAGTTATCATCAAGACCGCAATGATATCGGAGACCCCTTTCTTCTTGAGCCAGGTCAGGCTGGGATACGCGAGCATGGCAAAGAAGATGGATGTCAGGATGATCGTGACAAAAAACGTTGTCATCTTTACGGCGAGGATGATGATGAAAACAAGTGCGATAACGAGAAGCGACCGCTCAATCCTTGAAAGTTCAGCGGGAAACATGGTTATCTCTCTATCTGCTGGGCCGGAATACAAAGATTGGCATATGGTCCGGTAGGGCGGATGGAATGAAACTCACCCGGGTTTACCATCAGTAGCGGTTCCGGGTTCCCGGTCGTGAGCCCGGGCGGTCAACTGCTCAAAGGTCAATCCATCCGGTCGCTGTAACCGGCAGCCCAGTACATCAGTCTCATGAGATCCAGGAACGGCTTCTTCTCCGTACCCCTCCGGGTGATGAATCCATAGGCATCGTGCAAGTACGCGTCATTTTTGAGAGCAGCCGAATCATCCTCGGTAAAAAAGATGAAGGGAGTCTGCACGTTCTGCTCCCGCAGGGAACGCAACAGTTCGACACCGGTCATCTCGGGCATCCGGGATCCGGATACGATCACGTCCACATCGTTGGTAAAGAGCCAGACAAGAGCAGCTTCGCCGGATTCCGCGGTATGGACTTTGAACGAGCCGGTCTTCTCACAGATATAAGAGATGTACGAGCCCAGGCCAGGATCCGAATCCACGACAAGAGCGGAGATCATGAGATCCACCGAAAAAGTCCTGGTTCCGGTCCGTGCAGGATGCCGGCAGCAGGGACACCGGCCGGGCAGAGAGGTTCCATGGAATTATTCACATCCATTGCCGGATCGGAGGATGGCGGATATGCCGGAACGGCAGATGCCTGTGCCGGGGATGCGATGATAAAAAGAACCGCAATTACGACAAGAGTGGCATAAAGAAACAGATTATGGCGCTCTCTAATTCTGGGAATCAGGGATGTGTGGTTACCTGATGGTTTTGAGCTGTTCCATGGTTTCATGGCAATAAATCCCCCAATGGTTTCCGGTTAACGATCTTTGATGTTATAATTGATAAAAATTTCTTTTATTGATTATACAATCGTATAATGAATACACCCGCGGGATGAGGCATTACCGACGGAGATTACACCAAAGGAGCCCGGGTTCTTTCAAATGAGCGCGGGCTGTATCAGGACACGGATACAAGGGTAATGATTCAGGGATTGAATCCGAAAGAAAAAGTGAGAGGGCGGGACCGGCCGATCAGATCACGAGATGAGCTGCTGAAGGGCGGTGATACGATCCTTTAATGCCCGCTCCCGCTCGGCAGATTCTGTGATATCGGTTATGGTCATATACGTGCTCATCGTATTTTCCCGCATTGCAGCAGTAATCCTTCCAAGGAGGCAGCGGCGGGTTCCGTCCTTGCGGTTGATCCAGAGAGTGAGTTCCCCCATCTTTTTCGCATCGCGGCTTGCATCCAGAATCATTTTTTCCAGGTACTTCTGGTCTTCAGCGGAAAGAAGATCCGAAGAGTGCATCTGGATGAGTTCTTCCATGGAATAGCCGGTTATCTCGGAAACTCTGCGGTTGGCATAGGTAAAATTCCCGTTCTCCACAATGATGAGGCCGTCCTGGATATTTTCCGCCATCAGCCGGAACCGCTCCTCGCTCTCCCGCAAAAGAAGCTCCTGCCGTTTGGATTCGGTCATGTCGGTAAAGATCACGAAATTGTAATCGATATCCTGATACCGGACATAACTGATGCGGGCGGATACGAATCTCCGCTCCCCGTCTTTTCGGATGATCCAGAGCTGGATCTCTCCCGGTTTCACGGGATTCTTTTCCATATCCGCGATCTGCTCTTTCATTCTTTCATGGCATTCAGGGGCAATAATCGCGAGCGGATCAAGGAGGTCCGCCTCTTCCTTCGTGTACCCGGTTATCTCACCAATCCGACGGTTGGAGTACACAGTTTTGGAATTTTCCATGATGATGAGGCCGTCCTGGATATTTTCCGCCATCATCCGGAACCGCTCCTCGCTCTCCCGGATCTGCCGTTCGGCAAGGATCTGTTCGGTCACATCCTCAAGAATGATGGTCCGGCCTTTTCCGCCATCCTCAAAAACGGCGGGAATCGATTTCTGCTTGAAGATCCTCTCGCCCATATCCCGCACATGGAAGGAGAGCGTATGCTCCTTGCCAGGGAACTTTTCAGAAATGGTCCCCAGCAATTCGTGCATGTCCACATCCGGGGGGGAGAGATAAGAAAGATTCTGCCCCACCGTGGCTTCCCTTGTTAAGTGGAGGAGCTTGAGAAAATTATCATTGATCTGGACAATGCGGGAGTCCGCATCCAGGACCATGATGAGTTCGTTTGAGTAGCTGATGAGGGCGGACAGGGGAACGCGCTGGGAGAGGGAGAACACTTTTGCCATCCCATAAGTCCTCATGTCAACCTGCCCGGAGATGAGCAGGATGTCCAGGTACCGCCCGACCGTGTTCTTGTTCTTGCCCAGCGCTTTTGAGAGATCAGTTACACTCATGCCTTCGGGTTTTTTCTTAAGGAGATCTTTTATGAGGCTGAGCTCGTGCTGGTAATCCTGCATCATTGCTATCAGTTCAGATAATTAGTTATGTGGCATGAGAAATTTATAATTGTTCTTAATCATTCACATGTATACTTGATAAGCAAAAATTATATCTATTGTAATTATCAATATTAATGTGGAAGTACATTCCAAAACATGTAGGAAGTTTGTGTTATGGTGGATACAGTAACTGTAGTTACGCAAAACCGGTGGATGGACATGATCACATCGTCCCTCCCCGCAATTCTTGGCGCGATCATTATTCTCCTTGTCGGCTGGATCATCGGAAGGCTTGTCGGAAAAGCAGTTCGGTTCGTCATTGACAAAGCCGTCTCGTATTCCTCGGTGAACCAGACCGAACTCGGCGGCAAACTCAAGGATTCCGGAGTCTCGCTGGGATATCTCGGGGATATAGCGGCCCGATGCTGCATCTATCTGATTGCAGTCCTGGCTGCGGTTGATTTCCTCAACATGGATTACATGAGCCTCCTGATGACCGCGATCGTCGGCTACATCCCGCACATTGCAGCATTCGTCATCATCCTGATCGTAGGTTTCATCCTGATCGACTACTTCCTGGATCTCCTGGTCAAGTACCATGACACCAAGGACGTGGATCTCATCAAGCCGGTCCTGTTGATCCTGCGGATTTTCTTATACTTCGTCATCGTCATCCTCGCACTCTCGCAGCTGATGATAGACCTGACAATCATCTACACGTTCATCACCCCGATTGCCTGGGGTATCGGCATCGGCCTTGGTGCTGCGATCGCAATCACCTTCTGGTTCGGCATGAAGAACCGGTCCGAACAGCTCATCGACCGGTTCCTGGAGGCAATCGGGAAGAACAACCAATAACCTGATCCCAACCCTCTCTTTTTAAAACGCTCCGACCCCCGCGAGTGTAAACGGCCCCGGGAAATCCTGCAAGGTGCAGGATACGGTCTGGGAACATCCGGGCACCGGCAGATCCGGAACAGAACGGTTCCGGGAGAGTGAAATCTTTGCAAAGCCGGATTTATCTCCCGCAGAGATGCACAAAAAAACACGATGATCCCCTCCACCAATATTCATACCCTGCCCCGGTCTACATCTTTTTTACCCGGCAAATCCTTTAGAGGTACAGGATTACTATGGCGATTGACTGGTACAATGAATTTGTCGATACGAACTACACACCGGCAAAGGACGATCTGGTTACCCTCTTCTATTTCGAACCGGCTGCAGGGATCGGGCCGGAGGAAGCCGCAGGCCGGATCGCCTCGGAGAGTTCGACCGGCACGTGGACAACGCTCTTTACCATGCCGCCGCGGATGAAAGCGCTCCAGGCAACGGCGTTCGAGTTCGAGGGAAATTTCGTGAAGATTGCCTACCCGCTCGAGCTCTGGGAAGAGGGAAACGCAGTCCAGCTGATGAGCGGGATCGCGGGCAACATCTTCGGGATGAAAGCCCTTAAAAACCTCCGGCTCGTTGACGTAACATTTCCCCAGGCATACCTGAAAAACTTCAAGGGCCCGCACTTTGGCAATGACGGGATCCGGAAGATGATGAAGATAGCAAAACGCCCGCTGACCGGCGCGGTCCCGAAGCCCAAGATCGGATTCACCGCAAAGGAGCACGCCGAGATCGGGTACGAGACCTGGATGGGCGGGTTCGATTTCGTGAAAGACGACGAGAACCTGACCTCCACGTCATTCAACCGGTTCGACGAACGCGTGAAACTGATGGCAAAGCTCCGGGATAAGGCGGAGAAAGAGACCGGTGATGTCAAATCCGCGTTTCTGAATATCACTGCCGACACGGAGACCATGAAGAAGCGGGCCGATCTCCTGGCAGAGTACGGCTGGAACTACTGCATGATCGATGTCGTGGTTGCCGGGACAGCAAGCGTCATGACCATGCGGGACTACTGCTCAGATCTCGACCTTGCCATCCACGCCCACCGGGCCATGCATGCAAGCTTTGACCGGAACCCCAAGCACGGCATCACGATGCAGTTCCTCGCAAAGCTGATGCGGCTTGTCGGGGTCTCGCAGATCCACTCGGGCACCGCGGTCGGCAAACTGACGGGCACGAAGAAAGAGTCAACCGTGATTGCCGATGTGCTGCGGGAGAAGAAGACCAAGGCGGTCGGAAACCTCATCCTCGACCAGGACTGGGGAAAGATCAAGACCGCGTTCCCCGTCTCATCGGGCGGGCTCCACCCGGGCCTTGTCCCGGATGTGCTCGACATCTACGGCACCGAACTCGTGCTGCTCGTCTCGGGCGGCATCCACGGCCACCCGAAGGGGACAAGGGCCGGGGCAAAGGCCACCATGCAGGCGATCGAGGCCTGGCAGGAAGGCGCAACTCTCGATGAGAAGGCAAAGAAAGCCAAAGAGCTCAAAGGGGCTCTTGAGAAGTGGGGATACTACAAGCCCAAGTGAGAGCCAACCAATTTCTTTTTCGAAAAAGTTTTCATACAATTTTCTCAAAAATTCTTTTCAAATTTTATTTAAAAAAAAACCCGGTAAAAAAATTTCCAGAAATTTTTGTTCAGATTATTTTTTTTAATTCCATAATTTGTAAAAAAAAATCCGGAACATTTTTTTTATTTTTTCCGGAAATGATCCGGCCCCGGACACTGCCCGGCATTGGAAACCATGCCGGAAATCTCCCCCTGAAAACCCTCATTTCGGGTCCAGGAAACACCAAAACCGGCCCAGTCCGGTACAGGAGTACTGACCCCAAAAACCCCGCATTATGCCCGGATTGCCAATCCGGGCATTTCCGGAAAACCCCGAAATGAACACGGATTCCATCGGGGCCAGCATTGGGCATATTTTTTGAAACCGGGCCCATATATCCATTTTAATAGACGCGTTTCCTGCCCCGATCACGGGAGGATCGGGCAAAGGTCGGGAGCCCGGAGAAAACGCCCGCCAAACGCTTCCATGAGGCTCCGGAGGGCATTATATGCGGCCCGATTTGGGCGTATTTCTGTAAACGGAGTAAAAATTGAGGGTTGTTTGCCGTCGGAGACCTGCTTCTCCGACGGAGAGAGACTTGCGGATAACCGGCAGATGATCAGTGAATCGGACCGGGCCAAAAAAATACAAAAAATATTTTTCCGGTCTTTCCGGCAGGTACCAGAATCTTTTCCAGGACCCGGCGCTCCTCAGGAAGTCCGACGGGTGGGCATCCGACCGGTCACAAAAATAGTTCGAGCGCCGGCCCGGGCTGCCGGCCATTCACTTTCGCCCCATGCAGCCCGGACCGTTAATACCCATTCGCATGCACGTTCCAGTATGACAGCGAAACCCGCAATTTCGATTGTTGACGTACCGCCCATGGAAGTTCTCGGGACCGAGAAGACCGGGACCTATGCACTCATCCCGGAACTTTTGATGACGGTCCTCAATTACATGCTGGAACAGAAGATCCCGATCGCCGGGCCGCCGGTCTTTGTCTGCCACGAGACATCCCCGGAAGCAGCGAAAGGGGCAAATGCGAAGGGAACCGCCCGGGTCGAGATTGCCTGGCCGGTGAACGGCCATGTTCAGGGCGCCGGGAACATCCGGAAGTACACGCTTTGTGGCGGCCGCATGGTACACATCGTGCACAAGGGCCCGTACGAGACCTGCGAACCCACCTACCTTGAGGCGTTTGCCTGGATCCAAAAACAGGGACTTACCATCCAGGGCCCGATCCGCGAGGTCTACCCCAACGATCCTGAGGAAGTTCCCCCGGACGAGATCCTGACGGAGATCTACATTCCCGTTGGATGAGATCCTCCATTCCCTCTGGCTGGATCCGGAGATACCAGTCATCTCGTACGGCCTTTGCCACTGTCGTAACATTCATTACTCCCCGCTCCAATCGGACTGTATGCACGACATCAAAGCCAGCAAGAAGATGGGAAACGACATCATGGTCTCCTTTGAAGTGGATGGCAAAACCCAGTTCGAGGCATTCAATTACCAGGATCTTATCGACATGAAGGTGAACGTGCTCGACCTGCTCGACCGGCCCATGTCCTACAGGGTCGATCGGGAAGCGCACAAAATTTTCTCGAAGAAGTGAGAAGAACCCGGTCTTCCGGCCGGCTGCCGGAACGATCCATGACAGTCGGATGAGAGCACAGACCGGTTGCCAGGCACCTGTATCTTCGCGATACCGGAAAAACACTTCCGGTGCCCGGCCTGCAGATCGCGGTGAGAGGAAAGATCCATCTCAATAAATCCTTATTATATACAAGCCAGAAAAATATTTGTGACTGATCCCGGGCAGAAAACAAAAAATTGCCGGACAGGTTCCGGCATTGTACAGAAATTGGCATCTCCGATCCTTATTGCCCTCCAGTACGGTCTTGGATCGCTCATCTCCTTCTCCGTCGCTCTTCTCTTCTCCAGAGATATCATCCACATTACAAGCGGTACGGCGATGATCGGAGCCCTGTGGGCGATGATCACGTTCATCAGCGTTACGCAGGACTGTCGTTCCTCAACACAGGATACAGCCCGGCTTCAGGTCCTGGGAGCATTTCTGGGAGCGGTTTTGAGCGGGATATTCCTGATCACATTTCCCTTCAGCATACCCGGCATGGCGTGTCTTATCGGCCTTGTTGTCCTCCTCTGCCAGGTTCTTGGGATGCCGGGCCCTGCCCGGCTTGCGGCCCTCACCGTCGGGATCGTTATGGTGATATCGGCAATCAACCCGAACATCCCACCGGTTGTCAATGCCATGACCCGGTTCCTTGAAGTGCTCATCGGCAGCACGGTTGCGATTGGCATTGTATGCGTCTGGCAGTATCTCCCGGGTAATTCCGGAAAAACCGGATAACCCGGTAAGGATAATCTGCCGGTATGAACGGGCGGGGGCGTGCTGAGGAGCCCGGATAAAAGAGAAAGCCTATAAGTGTATAAGCAAACACTTATACAGAATCCATGGAACCCTGCAACAAATGCAATGTCTGCAACAAACTCTGCGAGATCGTCCCGGTGATGGCCGGGAGGTTCAAGGCCCTTGGCGATCTCACCCGGCTCCAGATAATCTACCTGCTCGCAACCGATACGAGCGGTACGCTCGGGGTCAGTGAACTCGCAGCCAGGCTCAAGATCTCCCAGCCGGCGGTGTCGCAGCACTTGAAGACCCTCAGGGGAGAAGGTCTTGTCGATTCACGCCGGGAAGGATTCTATGTCTACTACACGATCAACTGCGATCGCATGGTCGAGTTCCGGGAACACTTCGAGCTGATGTACTCGTGTGTCATGGAGAACTGCAGCAGGGAACTGGTCCGGAAATCAAACCGGGACCGGATGATCCGGGCATGCGTCATCTTCTACTCCTACACCGGGGTGACCCGGGGGATCGCAGAAGGAATAAAAAATTCCAGCGGGTGCGATCTCATCGAAGTAAAAACAAAGAACGAGTACTCGAACTTCACCGCGTACACGACCGGCGTGCTCCGGTCCCGTAAGGGAGCCGCTGACCCGATCGTGCCCGAAGAGATCGATGTCTCAGAATATGATCTGCTCATCATCGGCACACCGGTCTGGGCCTGGAAGCCGGCGCCCGCGATCAATGCAGCGGTCAGGGCGCTGAAAGGGTGCGAAGGGAAGATGGCAGTCACCTTTGTCACCTGCTGCAACAAGCCGGGCGAGGCCCTCCCGCTCCTGACCGCTGCCCTGAACAAACGAGGCATCGATGTCTTATCAGAGATCTGCCTGACACCGGAAGACACAATGAACCCGGCCGCGGGCAATGAACTGCTTTCCCGGATCGCTGCTGCAATCCCGGTCCAGCCCGATGGCGGAGAACGAACAACAACCCAGAAAACTGACGTGAAATCATGAAGACCTGCATCATCTACCATTCCCATTCCGGGGTCACGCGTGGCGTGGCCGAACGCGTGAAAGAGACCTTCGGGGGGGAACTCATCGAAGTAAAACTCAAAGAAGGCCATACAACACCCATTGCATATTTCCTGGGCCTGTTCCGGGCAATCCGGCACACGTCCGATCCAATCGAGCCATCCGCGATCGATGTCTCCGCTGCCGATGTCGTGGTGATCGGCACACCGGTCTGGGCGCGGAAAGCAACACCGGCGATCACATCGGCAGTTGCGGCCCTCCGGGGATGCCAGGGGAAAAAAGCGGTCCTCTTTGCAACCTGCGGGAGCGCAGCCGGGGAGGCGCTGCCCGATCTCGCGCACGCACTGGAAGAGAAGGGCATGACCATTACCGGGCAGGTTGTCTTCACCCGGCAGGATCTTGAGAAGGACGACCGGATGAACGCACTTGCGGAGTGCGTGATGCAGGCAGGAAGGGCTCTATGAAGACCATCATCTACTATTTCACCGGCACCGGCAACTCGCTTGATGCTGCAAAGAAGATCGCAGCGGGGCTCGGCAACTGCGAGCTGGTGCCGATTGCATCGTTCAGGGAGACACCGGGAGATATCGTTGTGGCAGCAGACCGCGTAGGGATCGTATGCCCGGTCTATTTTTCCGGACTGCCGCTCATGGTGGCATCATTTGCGGGACGTCTGGATCGTGCAGCAGCAACGTATGTTTTTGCTGCCGTCACCCATGGCGGGGGAGGCGCGTCTGCCGCCATCGTACAGCTTGACCGTATACTCCGGGCGCGGCAGGGACGGGGACTTGATGCGGGATTTGGCATTGCCATGCCCGGCAATTATATCCTGATGTACGATTCGCCCGCAGGAAAAAAACAGGAGGAGATCCTCACAAAGGCAGACGAAGAGATCGCGGGAATAACAGGACCGGTATTGCGGTGTGAGAAGCGGGATCTGCCCTCCGCGATCGTCCCCCGCGTGCTGTATGCCCTGATATACCCCTGGTTCAGATCCCACGCCCATAGCGATGACAAAAAATTCTCCGTCACGGACAAATGCACGTCCTGCGGAACCTGCGTTGCAGTCTGCCCGGCGGACAATATCGGCCTTGTTGAGGGAAAGCCGGTCTGGAAACACCGCTGCGAGCTCTGCTGCGGGTGCATCCATGCCTGCCCGGTCCAGGCCATCCAGGCAGGGCCCGGAACAGAAAAACGGCTCCGGTACCGGAACCCGTCGGTAACCCTCACGGAACTGAAAGGAAAACCGGAGGAGAAATTATGAAGACCATCATCTACTACTTCACCGGCACCGGCAACTCGCTCGCTGCTGCAAAGAAGATCGCCGCAGTTCTCGGCGACTGCGAACTCGTACCGATCGTATCGTTAAAAGATGCCACGGGGGACATTGTCCCGGCCGCAGACCGGGTCGGCATCGTCGCACCGGTCTATGACATGGGGCTGCCGTCCATTGTTGCGGAATTTGCCGCACGGCTCGAGCTCACAAAATCCGGCTACAGTTTCTGTGTCCTGACCATGGGAGGATTCGGGGCCTCCGCCCTTCACCAGATGAACGGGATCGTGAAGAAGAAGAACGGGATGCCGCTCGATGCCGCCTGGGCGATCCCGATGGTGGGAAACTTTATTCCGCTCTATTCCCCGGCCGGGGGAAAAAAGAGAGAGGCCCTCCTTTCAGAAGCGGATATACGGCTGCAGAAGATAGCCGGCCAGATCGATTCGGGGATCGCTGTCCGCCCGGGATGCTCGCCGTTCTCATCCCTGTTGAAAAGCCTGATGTATAACGGGTTCATCCGGCAGATCCATGAATCGGACAAACAGTTCATCGCCGATGAGAACTGCACCCGCTGCGGCACCTGCTCTCGGGTCTGCCCGGTACAAAATATTGCGATGGTGGACGAGAAACCGTCCTGGCAGCACCACTGCGAACTCTGCATGGCCTGCCTGAACCTCTGCCCCGCAAAGGCGATCCAGTGGGGACCAAAAACCAAAGGACGGGAACGGTACCGGCACCCGGACCTGAAGATCGCCGACATGAAGATCCAGCGGGGAGATGAGCCATAGGATATGAACAGTCCGGAACGTTCGATGACAGGACATAGCGGGATCGAGAACGGGGACGCACCGCCCGTAAAATCCCTTGTTGTTGTTTTTTCCTATCATCACAAAAATACCGAGAAGATCGCAAACGCCATAGCTGGCGTACTCGATGCCCCGGTAAAAACACCCGGCCAGGTTACCCCTGAAGATCTGCAGGAATGCGATATGATCGGCTTTGGTTCCGGGATTTATGCTGCAAAAAACCACGGGTCGCTCATCGATCTTGCGGCGGGATTGCCAAAAGAAACGGGCAGGAAAACGTTCATCTTCTCCACCTACGGGGCGCCGGCCGGCTTGTACAATGGAGAACGGCTCAGCGAATTTACGAGGAACAACCATAAAGCGCTCAGGGAAAAACTAGAGGAGCGGGGCTGCACGATTCTGGATGAATTCAGTTGCCCGGGTCTCAACACCAACAGCTTTCTCTCCCTGTTCGGGGGCCTGAACAAAGACAGGCCGGATGATTCTGACCTCCGGCATGCCAGGGAGTTTGCAGGGAACATAAAACGCCTCGCAATTATCGGAAAACCTGGAACAGAGGAGAAATTACCATGACAGGGACCATGGCCGAAGAACCGTATCATCATGGCAGGACCACCGGAAAACCACGGTACCACCACCCGGACGTGACGCTTCGGGACATGCTGGACCAGCGTGGGGAATGATCATGGAAGATGCCGGCGGAGAGTACCGGGACGCGTTCGATCGGACGATCGCAGAAACCCTCTCCCAGGCCATCCGGATCATAGCTGCGGAGCCGGCGCTCTTCCTTCAGGGCTCGGTCATCCTGCATCACCAGCGCAGGGCATCCGGAATCCGGAAACGATACGAACAGGAGGGGCTCCTTGTCCCGCCGGTGATGATCGTCAGCATCACCTCGCGCTGCAACCTCTCCTGCGCCGGATGCTATATGCACGGGCGTCACGAGATACAGACGCCGGAGATGAGCCCGGGAGTCCTGGCATCCGTGGCACGGCAGGCCGATGAACTCGGCGTCTCGGTCCTGGTCATCGCGGGTGGGGAGCCGCTTGTCCGGGGGGACGAGATCTTCAGTCTTGCAAAAGCGCACCCGAACATCCTCTTCCCGGTCTTCTCAAACGGCCTGATGATCGATGAGACCGTTGCCGGCCGGATCGCACAGCACAAAAATATCGTGCCGGTCCTCAGCTTCGAGGGATTCCGCGAAGAGACCGACCTGAGGCGCGGCAGCGGGGTCTTCGACCGGCTGCTTGCAGCCTGCAGTCTCTTGAAAAAACAGGGCATCTTCTTCGGCTGCTCGGTTACGACAACGCAGGAGAATTTTGATCGCGTCACGGGCGAGGCATTTGTCCGGCAGATGCTGGATAGCGGCGCCCGGGTCTTCGCGTTTGTCGAGTACGTGCCCATGGCCTCCGGCACGGAAAATCTTGTCCTGACACCGGAACAGAAGAAAGTCCTGCAGATTGTTCTTGCGGATCTCAACCGGAAGTTCCCGGCCATCTTCATCGGCTTTCCCGGTGACGAGGACGAGTACGGCGGATGTCTTGCGGCAGGCCGGGGCTTTGTGCATGTGAGCCCCTCTGGCGATCTCGAACCCTGTCCCGCTGCCCCGTACTCGGATGCTAACCTTGCGCAGGTATCGTTAAAACGTGCGCTCGCATCCCGGCTGCTCTTTCGGATCCGCAACGGGCATGGGCTCCTCACCGAAAGTCGCGGTGGCTGTGCCCTCCGGGCAAACCGGACCTGGGTGCAGCAGATCCTTTCGGATCCATAAGAACCCCGTTCTCACTCTGCTTCCACCGGCTCGAGCCGGAGCAGGACAACGTCCCCGGCTTTCCGGGTTGAGACCAGGAATGAGACGGTCTCCTTCGTACCCCTGATCTTACGACAGAGATCTGCAGGGCGCCTTGTTATTTCATCACCGGTTGCGTAGGTTTCGTTCACGGACGCCCTGATGGGACAGTCAGGACAGAACGGGGTTTTCCCGCACCCCTCGGGGAGGACCGCATTCATGCATTCCAAAACTTTTCCGCCGAGTTTTCCCGTGATCTGTTCAACGGGCTTATTTACCGCAGTAATTGCAAGAGTATTGGCCGCAAGGATCCTGACATCATTGTCCACGAGAAAGACCGGGGTATCGAGCATGTTTAGGAA from uncultured Methanoregula sp. harbors:
- a CDS encoding AI-2E family transporter, yielding MFPAELSRIERSLLVIALVFIIILAVKMTTFFVTIILTSIFFAMLAYPSLTWLKKKGVSDIIAVLMITVVACLVIVGFILLTVLSVNTLVSDIPQFQQELNMRLADITSLLQTFGVPSNALTLPQINIESILSIVISSVMGLGEAIIFLFFVGVTTFFLLLETPNLEVRFRQLGGKSPETIKQVSRMAGYVTDFIVVRTETNLIHGILFGGFLSIMGVHAAILWGILVFLLGYIPYIGLIIASVPAIFFAWLQFGVWGAVAVIAAVCVLNLIVENPVYSYLAAQKFEVPALIVIISVIFWGWLLGLIGMFFAIPLTLMLFLAFQIFEDCRWINRVLGVSHLFEEEQENADGTNPGAG
- a CDS encoding response regulator gives rise to the protein MISALVVDSDPGLGSYISYICEKTGSFKVHTAESGEAALVWLFTNDVDVIVSGSRMPEMTGVELLRSLREQNVQTPFIFFTEDDSAALKNDAYLHDAYGFITRRGTEKKPFLDLMRLMYWAAGYSDRMD
- a CDS encoding PAS domain S-box protein; this encodes MMQDYQHELSLIKDLLKKKPEGMSVTDLSKALGKNKNTVGRYLDILLISGQVDMRTYGMAKVFSLSQRVPLSALISYSNELIMVLDADSRIVQINDNFLKLLHLTREATVGQNLSYLSPPDVDMHELLGTISEKFPGKEHTLSFHVRDMGERIFKQKSIPAVFEDGGKGRTIILEDVTEQILAERQIRESEERFRMMAENIQDGLIIMENSKTVYSNRRIGEITGYTKEEADLLDPLAIIAPECHERMKEQIADMEKNPVKPGEIQLWIIRKDGERRFVSARISYVRYQDIDYNFVIFTDMTESKRQELLLRESEERFRLMAENIQDGLIIVENGNFTYANRRVSEITGYSMEELIQMHSSDLLSAEDQKYLEKMILDASRDAKKMGELTLWINRKDGTRRCLLGRITAAMRENTMSTYMTITDITESAERERALKDRITALQQLIS
- the rbcL gene encoding type III ribulose-bisphosphate carboxylase; translated protein: MAIDWYNEFVDTNYTPAKDDLVTLFYFEPAAGIGPEEAAGRIASESSTGTWTTLFTMPPRMKALQATAFEFEGNFVKIAYPLELWEEGNAVQLMSGIAGNIFGMKALKNLRLVDVTFPQAYLKNFKGPHFGNDGIRKMMKIAKRPLTGAVPKPKIGFTAKEHAEIGYETWMGGFDFVKDDENLTSTSFNRFDERVKLMAKLRDKAEKETGDVKSAFLNITADTETMKKRADLLAEYGWNYCMIDVVVAGTASVMTMRDYCSDLDLAIHAHRAMHASFDRNPKHGITMQFLAKLMRLVGVSQIHSGTAVGKLTGTKKESTVIADVLREKKTKAVGNLILDQDWGKIKTAFPVSSGGLHPGLVPDVLDIYGTELVLLVSGGIHGHPKGTRAGAKATMQAIEAWQEGATLDEKAKKAKELKGALEKWGYYKPK
- a CDS encoding GyrI-like domain-containing protein is translated as MTAKPAISIVDVPPMEVLGTEKTGTYALIPELLMTVLNYMLEQKIPIAGPPVFVCHETSPEAAKGANAKGTARVEIAWPVNGHVQGAGNIRKYTLCGGRMVHIVHKGPYETCEPTYLEAFAWIQKQGLTIQGPIREVYPNDPEEVPPDEILTEIYIPVG
- a CDS encoding FUSC family protein, encoding MASPILIALQYGLGSLISFSVALLFSRDIIHITSGTAMIGALWAMITFISVTQDCRSSTQDTARLQVLGAFLGAVLSGIFLITFPFSIPGMACLIGLVVLLCQVLGMPGPARLAALTVGIVMVISAINPNIPPVVNAMTRFLEVLIGSTVAIGIVCVWQYLPGNSGKTG
- a CDS encoding metalloregulator ArsR/SmtB family transcription factor, which encodes MEPCNKCNVCNKLCEIVPVMAGRFKALGDLTRLQIIYLLATDTSGTLGVSELAARLKISQPAVSQHLKTLRGEGLVDSRREGFYVYYTINCDRMVEFREHFELMYSCVMENCSRELVRKSNRDRMIRACVIFYSYTGVTRGIAEGIKNSSGCDLIEVKTKNEYSNFTAYTTGVLRSRKGAADPIVPEEIDVSEYDLLIIGTPVWAWKPAPAINAAVRALKGCEGKMAVTFVTCCNKPGEALPLLTAALNKRGIDVLSEICLTPEDTMNPAAGNELLSRIAAAIPVQPDGGERTTTQKTDVKS
- a CDS encoding NAD(P)H-dependent oxidoreductase produces the protein MKTCIIYHSHSGVTRGVAERVKETFGGELIEVKLKEGHTTPIAYFLGLFRAIRHTSDPIEPSAIDVSAADVVVIGTPVWARKATPAITSAVAALRGCQGKKAVLFATCGSAAGEALPDLAHALEEKGMTITGQVVFTRQDLEKDDRMNALAECVMQAGRAL